A single genomic interval of Falco cherrug isolate bFalChe1 chromosome 8, bFalChe1.pri, whole genome shotgun sequence harbors:
- the GM2A gene encoding ganglioside GM2 activator isoform X3 produces MHQDLLGTQRDPHIAFGTREDTTFGVGGFAWENCGDGRDPVVLQSLSVAPDPISIPGSLRISAAVKSGKAMASPLKAVLVVEKALGDLWIQLPCIDQLGSCTYNDVCTILDNLIPPGTTCPEPLLSYGIPCHCPFKAGSYSLPASDFILPDVELPSWMTNGNYRVRAAVSNGGEELACVKLAFSLQSQ; encoded by the exons ATGCACCAAGATCTGCTGGGGACTCAGAGAGATCCCCACATTGCCTTCGGCACAAGGGAGGACACAACTTTTGGG GTTGGTGGCTTTGCCTGGGAGAACTGCGGTGATGGGAGGGACCCCGTGGTTCTGCAGAGTCTCTCTGTGGCACCTGACCCCATCAGCATCCCGGGGAGCCTGCGCATCAGTGCAGCTGTCAAAAGCGGCAAGGCCATGGCCTCCCCTCTGAAG gcagtgctggtggtgGAGAAGGCGCTGGGTGACCTCTGGATCCAGCTGCCCTGCATCGATCAGCTGGGCAGCTGCACCTACAATGATGTCTGCACCATCCTGGACAACCTCATCCCGCCTGGCACAACCTGCCCGGAGCCCCTGCTCAGCTATGGCATCCCCTGCCACTGCCCCTTCAAAGCG GGCTCTTATTCCCTGCCGGCCAGTGACTTCATCCTGCCCGACGTGGAGCTGCCTTCCTGGATGACCAACGGCAACTACCGTGTCCGGGCAGCTGTCAGCAATGGCGGGGAGGAGCTTGCCTGTGTCAAGCTGGCCTTCTCCCTGCAGTCCCAGTGA
- the GM2A gene encoding ganglioside GM2 activator isoform X1: protein MSGCSLPLAPACPEPRVLPCALGCSWLASGTAGQAAPAWAVLPAGAAAWLQVGGFAWENCGDGRDPVVLQSLSVAPDPISIPGSLRISAAVKSGKAMASPLKAVLVVEKALGDLWIQLPCIDQLGSCTYNDVCTILDNLIPPGTTCPEPLLSYGIPCHCPFKAGSYSLPASDFILPDVELPSWMTNGNYRVRAAVSNGGEELACVKLAFSLQSQ from the exons ATGTCGGGGTGCAGCCTGCCCCTTGCCCCGGCTTGCCCTGAGCCCCGTGtcctgccctgtgccctgggctgctcctggctggcgAGCGGGACGGCGGGACAGGCTGCTCCTGCGTGGGCAGTGCTGCCCGCTGGGGCTGCCGCCTGGCTCCAG GTTGGTGGCTTTGCCTGGGAGAACTGCGGTGATGGGAGGGACCCCGTGGTTCTGCAGAGTCTCTCTGTGGCACCTGACCCCATCAGCATCCCGGGGAGCCTGCGCATCAGTGCAGCTGTCAAAAGCGGCAAGGCCATGGCCTCCCCTCTGAAG gcagtgctggtggtgGAGAAGGCGCTGGGTGACCTCTGGATCCAGCTGCCCTGCATCGATCAGCTGGGCAGCTGCACCTACAATGATGTCTGCACCATCCTGGACAACCTCATCCCGCCTGGCACAACCTGCCCGGAGCCCCTGCTCAGCTATGGCATCCCCTGCCACTGCCCCTTCAAAGCG GGCTCTTATTCCCTGCCGGCCAGTGACTTCATCCTGCCCGACGTGGAGCTGCCTTCCTGGATGACCAACGGCAACTACCGTGTCCGGGCAGCTGTCAGCAATGGCGGGGAGGAGCTTGCCTGTGTCAAGCTGGCCTTCTCCCTGCAGTCCCAGTGA
- the GM2A gene encoding ganglioside GM2 activator isoform X2, whose translation MRGAALALALCALQLCPAALAGSLPQLLVERSGSRRLSKVGGFAWENCGDGRDPVVLQSLSVAPDPISIPGSLRISAAVKSGKAMASPLKAVLVVEKALGDLWIQLPCIDQLGSCTYNDVCTILDNLIPPGTTCPEPLLSYGIPCHCPFKAGSYSLPASDFILPDVELPSWMTNGNYRVRAAVSNGGEELACVKLAFSLQSQ comes from the exons ATGCGGGGAGCGGCGCTGGCGCTGGCGCTGTGcgccctgcagctctgcccggCCGCGCTCGCAGGCTCCCTGCCGCAGCTGCTGGTGGAGCGGAGCGGCTCCCGCAGGCTGAGCAAG GTTGGTGGCTTTGCCTGGGAGAACTGCGGTGATGGGAGGGACCCCGTGGTTCTGCAGAGTCTCTCTGTGGCACCTGACCCCATCAGCATCCCGGGGAGCCTGCGCATCAGTGCAGCTGTCAAAAGCGGCAAGGCCATGGCCTCCCCTCTGAAG gcagtgctggtggtgGAGAAGGCGCTGGGTGACCTCTGGATCCAGCTGCCCTGCATCGATCAGCTGGGCAGCTGCACCTACAATGATGTCTGCACCATCCTGGACAACCTCATCCCGCCTGGCACAACCTGCCCGGAGCCCCTGCTCAGCTATGGCATCCCCTGCCACTGCCCCTTCAAAGCG GGCTCTTATTCCCTGCCGGCCAGTGACTTCATCCTGCCCGACGTGGAGCTGCCTTCCTGGATGACCAACGGCAACTACCGTGTCCGGGCAGCTGTCAGCAATGGCGGGGAGGAGCTTGCCTGTGTCAAGCTGGCCTTCTCCCTGCAGTCCCAGTGA